The sequence CCACCCGTTTACCCAACGCTGGTTCCATACCGACCTGCCATCTTTCCGGGCCTGCTTTACCGAGGGGCGTCGAAGGGTCGAAAGCTATGTGCCTTCGCTGGTGTACTATCAATGGGCGCTGCGCGAGATGCGGCGGGCCTTGGGCCTCGCGCCCGATGCCGATGAAGAAACGATTCTGGCGGCGCGGGCGGCGCGGCCAGATGATTACCTGGCCGCGCTGATGGGCGAGGCGCGTCTGGCTGGTCTGCTGGTGGATGATGGCTACCCGCCATCAGGCAAGGCGCTGAACGTGGCGCAGATGGGCGAGGCGTGCGGCTGCCCCGCCTGGCGGGTGCTGCGATTGGAGACGCTGCTGGAGTCGCTGCTGCTGCGCGCCGCATCACTGGATGATTTGCTGGCGGCTTTCAATGCCGATCTGGCTGATCTGCGGGCGCGCGGCGTGGTCGCCCTGAAGAGTATCATTGCTTATCGCGGCGGGCTGGCGGCGCCTGAGCCGACGCTGGCGGATGTCCGGGCCGATTTCACAGCGGCGCGAGCCGTAATCGCCAGGGAGGGGCATATTCGCCTGGCTGGACCGTCCACGCAGGCGCTGCTGCATTATTTTCTCTATCGCGCACTGGAGCAGGCCGCAAAGCAGAACCTGCCCATTCAGTTTCATACGGGCTTTGGCGATACCGATCAAGACCTGCTGACCAGCAATCCCGCGCTGCTGCGCCCGTTGATTGAGGCCAGCCTGGAAACGTCTGACTATCGGGGCGCGCGGATCGTGCTGCTGCATGCCAGCTATCCCTACACCCGCGAGGCTTCGTATCTGGCCTCGGTCTATCCGCACGTCTTCGTGGACGTTTCGCTGGCGAATCCTTTCCTGGTCGGGATGGTCCCGACGATCTGGCGCGAACTGCTGGCGCTGGCCCCGGCAGCCAAAATCCTCTACGGGTCGGATAGTTCGGTGATTCCAGAGCATCTCTGGCTGGGCGCACTGCTGGGGCGTCGCTCGCTCGGCACAGTCCTGGGCGAGTTGGTAGAGACAGGCGCGCTCTCTGCCAGTGAGGCGCTGGATGCCGCCGAAACGATGCTCAACGGGGTGGCAAACGTACTGTATAGCCTCTAAGAAGCCCTCTATGCCCCGGCCACTGGCTCCAGTTCGCGGAAGCGATAGCCCAGGCCGCGCTCGGTGAGGATGTACTTGGGATGCGCCGGGTCGCGCTCGATCTTCTGGCGCAGATAGGTGATGTAGAGGCGCAGATAGTGCGCCTCGTCGCGGTATTCGTGGCCCCAGACCTTGGAGAGCAAGGTTTCGTGCGTGAGGAGCCGCCCGGCGTTATTCACCAGATGGTACAGCAGGCGATATTCGGTGGGGCGCAAGGAGACTTTCTCGCCGCGCACCCAGACCTCACGCTTGCTGAAATCAATGGTCAGTTCGTCGTCCACGATGATCTGCGTTTTGCGCGTGGGCGAGGGCATGAACGAGCGGCGCAGCAAAGCTCTGGTGCGCGAGAGCAGTTCGCGGGGGCTGAACGGCTTGGTAATATAATCGTCGGCCCCCAGGTCCAGGCCGCGAATGCGGTCTCCTTCCTCCTGGCGCACGGTCAGCATCATCACCGGCACTGTGGAGACCTCGCGGATATGCTTGAGCGTCTGGAAGCCGTCCATTTCAGGCATCATCACATCGAGGATAATAAGATCGGGCAGGTCTTCTTTCAGGCGCTCCAAAGCCTCGTAGCCATTAGCAGCTTCCAGAACGCGAAAGCCCTCCAGTTCCAGGTTCATGCGAATAAGATCGATGAGGCGCGCCTCGTCGTCCACCACGAGGATGGTTAGATTGCGCGGATCAAGCTGGTCCATAGGTTCCTCAATAGCTAGCATCACTCAGCAGACCAAACAATACCGTTTTTAAGCTTCAGCTTTTTGTCTGCTGGCCCCGAAGACGACCATAGGCAATGGCGCTTTCTCCATGCGGGGCAAGCTGAAAAAGAAGGTTGAGCCTTTGCCCAGTTCGCTCTCCACCCAGATACGCCCGCCGTGCGCCTCCAGAATAGCGCGGCAGATATAGAGGCCCAGCCCCGCTCCTTGCGTGGTGCGCGAGGCTTTATTATCAACGCGCTGGAAACGCTCGAAGATGCGTCCCTGCTCGCGGAGTGGGATGCCCATCCCTTTATCGCCGACGCTGATGATGACCGATTCGTCTGTGATCTGCCCCTCGATACGAATGAGCCGGGTGTTGGGCGAATATTTCACGGCGTTATCCAGCAGATTCAAGAGGACTTCTTCGATGCGTTCGCGGTCAGCCCAGACAGTAGGCATCTGTTCCGGCAGGTGGACACGCAAGGTGTGATTGGGGCTGCGCGCCGCGAATTTGCGCACCACTTTGCGCGCCAGTTCGTCCAGGTCCAGCGGGCCAGGGTCCATCTTGAGGCCGCCCGCCTGAATACGGGACGCCTGAAGCAGATTCGTGACAAGGTGATGCAGCCGATCACTCTCCTCTTCGATGGCCTCCAGCCGCCCGCGAATGGTCTGCTCATCCCATCTGGCGTCTTCGCGCCGCAGGGTGGAGGCATAGCCTTTGATGATGGCAATAGGTGTCTGCAATTCGTGCGAGATGATGGACATAAAGGTGGAGCGTAGCTGCTCGTTCTCGCGGATGCGGGTGATGTCGCGCAGGTTCAGCACGCCGCTCAGCGGTTCGCCATGTGGCGAGCGCACCGCAGAGGCAGTCACGCCAATATCAACCTGCTGGCCGTCCTTGGTCGTAATAATCATCTCGCGGTCCACGATGGGGCCGCTGCTGGCGAACGCCTGAAGCAGCGGATCATTATGCAGGCCCAGTTCGCTGCCCTGCGGGTCTTTTGGCCGCAGGACATCGTAATAGAAGCGGCCCACCACTTCCGGCGTGCGCCAGCCGGTCAGGCGCTCCATCGCCGGGTTAAAGCTGGTGATGCGCAGTTGGCGATCAACGGTCAGGATGCCATCGGCGCTGTAGTAGAGGATGGCCTCAAGCTGTTCTTTGTCCTGGCGCGCGCGGTGCGCTTCGATGGCGTTGCGCACTGCCGCAGCAGTCTGCGCGGCATAGGCTGCGCTGGCGCGCTCCGAACGCAAGAAGGGTACAGTCGTAATCCACTGCTCACCTAAAATATGCAGCATGCCAACATTGCCCTGACTGTCGCGCAGCACCAGAGTCAGGACGGCGAGAGGCCGCTGAGGGAACAGGTCTTCCAGCCGGGCCGGATAGCTTCCTGGCAATAAAATGGTCCCATTGAGCACCTCTTTTGGCCCCAGGCTGTCCACGCTCCAGAGCAGATATTTCCAGCCGTTGACGCGCTCCAGTATATCAATCAAAGCGCGGGCTTCGTCCTCTTCAACGTTGACCAGCACGGGGCTGAGCATGCCAGCGGGGTCCAGGTGATCGGCCAGCACCAGGATTCCGGCGCGCCCGTTGAACAGATCGATAGCCCCACGCAGCAGGCTGCCCAGGGCGTCATCAATAGGTATCGCTTTGTTGGGTGTAGAGGCGGGTACAGACATTGGACAACTGGCTAGAGATGGGCGACGAGAACGGCTCCGCGCCGCTGTGGCCTCATACAAAACTCTAGTGAAGTACACCAGCGCGCAAGCGCGGGGCTTCTACAGGACCGTAGCCCTGTGGGCCACTTCCTGGCCCGGCAACGTGGGTGCATGCACACCTGGCGGGCGTGACTCCGGCTCAAGTGTCTCGCATGGCGCCAACGAAAACACGTGAGTGCTTTTACCCAAGGGAACGCTTTACCTTGGAACGCCCAAACACTCTTCCCTTTTCAAGGTGCAGCACGTTGTAGCTATTATCGCACAGGTGTTGAGGCCGTGCAAGGCCGCTTCTATCCCTGGCGCTCAAGCGCAGGGTTTTACGCGGCCCTTGATAACAAGAGGCGCGGTTCCAAGGACAGACGGAACTGCGCCTATCGGCCTATCGGGCTAGCTGCCGATGATGCCGCGCATGCCCTCAAGTTCGTCTTTGGGGTCGCGCAGCATCAACTCGATCACCCCCTGGCGGGGGTTCATGCCCTCAAAAAGGATGGCATGGATGGTCCTGGTAATAGGCATCTCGATACCGTAGTGCTGGGCGAGTTTGTGAGCGGCTTTGGTAGTCGTGACGCCTTCGGCGACGCTTTTCATGCCAGCCAGTACGTCATCCAGTTTGCGGCCTTTCGCCATCTCCAGCCCCACGTAGCGGTTGCGGCTGAGCGGGCTGGCGCAGGTGGCAATGAGGTCGCCCATGCCGGCCAGCCCCACGAAGGTCAGCGGATTGGCCCCACAGGCAATGCCCAGGCGGGCCATCTCGGCCAGGCCGCGTGTCATAAAGGCGGCCTTGGCATTATCGCCATAGCCCCAGCCGTCGTTAGCGCCCGCGCCCAGCGCAATGATGTTTTTCAGCGCGCCGCCCAGTTCAACGCCAACGACATCATTGCTGGTGTAGACGCGAAAGGTTGCCGTGTTCAAGGTTTCGCGGGCGGCCTCGGCAACAGCGCGATCATTGGCGGCAATGACGGCGGCGCTGGGGAGTCCCCTGGCTACTTCCCTGGCAAGGTTGGGACCGCCCAGCGCGGCGATGCGTTCGCGCAGCCCCTCCGGCAGTTCTTCGCTGATGACCTCGCTCATGCGTTTGAGGCTGCCGATCTCCAACCCTTTGCTGCCGCACAGCACAATGGCATCGGGCGTCAGATGGGGAGAGATGGCGCGGACATTTTCGCGCAGACGCTGAGAGGGCGTTACGACCAGCACTAGCTCACGGCCAGCGACAGCCTCGTGGATGTTGGTGGTCACACGCAGCGAGAAGGGGAAGGGAATATCGGGCAGGAAGGCGCGGTTTTCGCGGGCGCGCTCCATCTCTTCGGCGCGTTCTGTCTGATGCTCCCAAAGCGTGGTCTCGAAGCCTTTATTTGCCAGAACAATCGCCAGGGTCGTCCCCCAGGCGCCAGTGCCGATCACGCCAACTCGTCGCATGGTTCCTCCGCAGCCTGTTGAGCGAGGCTGATAAAGATGGAAGGGTTGAAGCGCCCGCGCTGCTGTCGCTGGTACGTCCTTTGCGGCGCTGCTCAGGCGGGCTTCTGTGTGGGAGTATTATACTGCCATCTGTTTTGCGGCGCTAGAGTGGTAGTAGCAAAGGCGCGGATAACGCCTGAGCAATGATTGCTGCCGCCCATTAACAAGGGAACAGAAACAGGCATCAGATGTGCAAGGGATACCCTGAAGGCTTGGAAGAGTGCTATAATTTGATTGGGGAGAGAGGCGCGATTCAGCATGCCTGACGTTCGCTTGCTGGAGCGACTCCATTCGCCTGTGAAGGATGGCGCCTGTGGCCTGGAAAGTTCTGATCGAGCGCGGAAACTTGAGTTTCAGCGCGGCCCATTTTATCACCTTTGATGAACATACGGCTGAGCCGCTGCATGGGCATAACTATGGGGTGCGCGTGGAAGTGACTGGTGATCTCAACGCGGATAGCTATGTTCTGGACTTTGTAATGCTCAAAACGATCACACGCGAAATCTGCAAGGAACTCGATCACCAGTTTTTGTTGCCCCGCCGGAGTAAGCACCTGAACATTGCCGAGCATCCGGGTGAATGGGAGATTCGCTTTGGCGATCAGCGTTATCTATTGCCGCGCACCAGTGTCGTTGTCTTACCCGTTGATAACGCGACAGCGGAGCGGCTGGCGGAATATCTGGCCGGACGTATCATTGAGCGCCTGCAAGCCCTGGGAGTGACCAACCTGACCAGCATGACAGTGGGGGTGGAAGAGACAGAGATGCAAACGGCATTTTATAGCGTTGATCTGAGGGCATAGGCCTGGAGACGGGCCTCTAACAGCCCGTTCCTTATTGAAGGATCAGTATTTCTCTGGCCTGCCTGCTCAGGGGCGGGCCAATTTTTGACTGCGCTTGTCATTGTCTTTGTAGGGCGAGGTATTTTGCAATGGGGGCCAACGTCGCCCCCCAGTCTTCGGCCAATGCAGGCCGATTCACCAAGGAGGATTGAACCCGTGGCAGTTGATGTGCTTAATCCGTATCAGGTGGCTGTTGCCCAATTCGACCAGGCTGCTGAACTCTTGCATCTTGATGAAGATTTACGGGAGGTGCTGCGCAAGCCCAAGCGCGAGCTTTCGGTGAACTTTCCGGTGCGGTTGGACAGCGGGAAAGTGAAGATGTTTTCTGGCTACCGGGTGCAACACAATATTAACAGGGGACCGGCCAAGGGTGGCATTCGCTACAGCCCGGATGTCTCGCTCGATGAAGTGCGAGCGCTGGCGATGTGGATGACCTGGAAGTGCGCCGTTGTCGGCATCCCTTTTGGCGGAGCGAAAGGCGGCGTCATTGTGGACCCGCGCGAACTCTCCAAGAGCGAATTGGAGCGCCTGACCCGGCGCTATGCCACTGAAATCTCGATCTTGATTGGCCCCGATAGCGATATTCCAGCCCCGGATATGAATACCAACCCGCAGGTGATGGCCTGGATTATGGATACCTACTCGATGCACCAGGGCTATTCGATTCCAGCGGTGGTAACGGGCAAACCCATCTCGATTGGCGGCAGCGAGGGCCGCATGGAAGCGACAGCGCGAGGTGTGCTGGTGGTGACACAGGAGGCGGCGCGAAGCGCGGGTATCTCCCTGGAGGGGGCGAAGGTGGTGGTGCAGGGCTTCGGCAATGTCGGCTCTATCAGCGCGCGGCTGTTCTATGAAGCCGGGGCAAAGGTAATCGGATTAAGCGACCTCTACGGTGGGGTGTATAACTCTAACGGCATTGATGTGTCACGGGCGCTGCGCTATGCGCAGGAGCATGGGCGGCTGACAAATCTGCCAGAGACAGAGCCAATCAGCAACGCGGAGTTGTTGGAGGTGCCCTGCGATATGCTGGTTCCGGCGGCCACAGAGGGGCAGTTGACTGGCCGCAACGCCAGCCGCATCAGGGCCAGGCTGATTGTTGAGGCGGCCAATGGCCCAACGACCCCTGACGCCGATGCGATCTTCAATGATCGCGGCATCACCGTCATTCCCGATATTCTGGCGAACGCGGGCGGTGTGACGGTCAGTTACTTCGAGTGGGTGCAAGACCTTCAGCGATTCTTCTGGGCCGAACAGCAGATCAACAGCGAACTGGAGCGCATCATGCGCCGCAGCTATCAGGCTACCTATGAAAAGTCGCAGAACGTGGAGGTGAGTATGCGCATGGGCGCGTACTTGCTGGCGGTGACGCGGGTGGCCGAAGCGACTGCCGCGCGTGGCATCTATCCGTGAGCTAGCGATCTTCAGCTTTGCTCTCTGCTCTT is a genomic window of Ktedonobacterales bacterium containing:
- a CDS encoding ATP-binding protein, whose protein sequence is MSVPASTPNKAIPIDDALGSLLRGAIDLFNGRAGILVLADHLDPAGMLSPVLVNVEEDEARALIDILERVNGWKYLLWSVDSLGPKEVLNGTILLPGSYPARLEDLFPQRPLAVLTLVLRDSQGNVGMLHILGEQWITTVPFLRSERASAAYAAQTAAAVRNAIEAHRARQDKEQLEAILYYSADGILTVDRQLRITSFNPAMERLTGWRTPEVVGRFYYDVLRPKDPQGSELGLHNDPLLQAFASSGPIVDREMIITTKDGQQVDIGVTASAVRSPHGEPLSGVLNLRDITRIRENEQLRSTFMSIISHELQTPIAIIKGYASTLRREDARWDEQTIRGRLEAIEEESDRLHHLVTNLLQASRIQAGGLKMDPGPLDLDELARKVVRKFAARSPNHTLRVHLPEQMPTVWADRERIEEVLLNLLDNAVKYSPNTRLIRIEGQITDESVIISVGDKGMGIPLREQGRIFERFQRVDNKASRTTQGAGLGLYICRAILEAHGGRIWVESELGKGSTFFFSLPRMEKAPLPMVVFGASRQKAEA
- a CDS encoding amidohydrolase family protein, translated to MPELDLSEIAVIDQHCHPFTQRWFHTDLPSFRACFTEGRRRVESYVPSLVYYQWALREMRRALGLAPDADEETILAARAARPDDYLAALMGEARLAGLLVDDGYPPSGKALNVAQMGEACGCPAWRVLRLETLLESLLLRAASLDDLLAAFNADLADLRARGVVALKSIIAYRGGLAAPEPTLADVRADFTAARAVIAREGHIRLAGPSTQALLHYFLYRALEQAAKQNLPIQFHTGFGDTDQDLLTSNPALLRPLIEASLETSDYRGARIVLLHASYPYTREASYLASVYPHVFVDVSLANPFLVGMVPTIWRELLALAPAAKILYGSDSSVIPEHLWLGALLGRRSLGTVLGELVETGALSASEALDAAETMLNGVANVLYSL
- a CDS encoding Glu/Leu/Phe/Val dehydrogenase is translated as MAVDVLNPYQVAVAQFDQAAELLHLDEDLREVLRKPKRELSVNFPVRLDSGKVKMFSGYRVQHNINRGPAKGGIRYSPDVSLDEVRALAMWMTWKCAVVGIPFGGAKGGVIVDPRELSKSELERLTRRYATEISILIGPDSDIPAPDMNTNPQVMAWIMDTYSMHQGYSIPAVVTGKPISIGGSEGRMEATARGVLVVTQEAARSAGISLEGAKVVVQGFGNVGSISARLFYEAGAKVIGLSDLYGGVYNSNGIDVSRALRYAQEHGRLTNLPETEPISNAELLEVPCDMLVPAATEGQLTGRNASRIRARLIVEAANGPTTPDADAIFNDRGITVIPDILANAGGVTVSYFEWVQDLQRFFWAEQQINSELERIMRRSYQATYEKSQNVEVSMRMGAYLLAVTRVAEATAARGIYP
- a CDS encoding response regulator transcription factor, which encodes MDQLDPRNLTILVVDDEARLIDLIRMNLELEGFRVLEAANGYEALERLKEDLPDLIILDVMMPEMDGFQTLKHIREVSTVPVMMLTVRQEEGDRIRGLDLGADDYITKPFSPRELLSRTRALLRRSFMPSPTRKTQIIVDDELTIDFSKREVWVRGEKVSLRPTEYRLLYHLVNNAGRLLTHETLLSKVWGHEYRDEAHYLRLYITYLRQKIERDPAHPKYILTERGLGYRFRELEPVAGA
- a CDS encoding NAD(P)H-dependent glycerol-3-phosphate dehydrogenase produces the protein MRRVGVIGTGAWGTTLAIVLANKGFETTLWEHQTERAEEMERARENRAFLPDIPFPFSLRVTTNIHEAVAGRELVLVVTPSQRLRENVRAISPHLTPDAIVLCGSKGLEIGSLKRMSEVISEELPEGLRERIAALGGPNLAREVARGLPSAAVIAANDRAVAEAARETLNTATFRVYTSNDVVGVELGGALKNIIALGAGANDGWGYGDNAKAAFMTRGLAEMARLGIACGANPLTFVGLAGMGDLIATCASPLSRNRYVGLEMAKGRKLDDVLAGMKSVAEGVTTTKAAHKLAQHYGIEMPITRTIHAILFEGMNPRQGVIELMLRDPKDELEGMRGIIGS
- a CDS encoding 6-pyruvoyl tetrahydropterin synthase family protein, which translates into the protein MAWKVLIERGNLSFSAAHFITFDEHTAEPLHGHNYGVRVEVTGDLNADSYVLDFVMLKTITREICKELDHQFLLPRRSKHLNIAEHPGEWEIRFGDQRYLLPRTSVVVLPVDNATAERLAEYLAGRIIERLQALGVTNLTSMTVGVEETEMQTAFYSVDLRA